In a single window of the Methylococcus sp. Mc7 genome:
- a CDS encoding RNA polymerase factor sigma-54 — protein MKQSLQLRLGQQLAMTPQLQQAIKLLQMSTLELQQEIQQALDSNMMLEVTDEEEHVRDAAADETPVTQTEPSYGELPDLDTQTTIPDELPVDSSWEDVFDGVHSYAPSNAAEPENEDFLGQRGKGQSLQEYLRWQMELTPFTERDHAIATAIIDAVDDDGYLDANAEEIAQGLSSQLENLEQDEVQAVLHRIQNFDPPGIAAENPADCLRIQLQQMPENTPYRTQALELVCRHVDLLAKKDLVRLKKALELDDDELAEVIRLVRSLDPKPGRSVEPDDYQYIIPDVFVYRQGAEWAVALNPEIAPKLRVNPYYSGLIRRADSSSDNVTMRNHLQEARWFIKSLQSRNETLLKVARAIVDRQREFLDVGETAMKPLVLRDIAEEVSMHESTISRVTTQKYMHTPNGIYEFKYFFSSHVSTDSGGECSATAIKAFLREIVSKEEATRPLSDHAIAGMLKDKGINVARRTIAKYREAMGIPPSNERKQLF, from the coding sequence ATGAAGCAATCACTGCAACTTCGGCTGGGGCAGCAACTGGCCATGACCCCCCAGCTGCAACAGGCCATCAAGCTGTTGCAGATGTCCACGCTCGAATTGCAGCAGGAAATCCAGCAGGCGCTGGATTCCAACATGATGCTGGAAGTCACCGACGAGGAAGAGCACGTCCGCGACGCGGCGGCCGACGAGACTCCTGTCACCCAGACCGAACCCAGCTACGGCGAACTCCCGGACCTCGACACCCAGACCACCATCCCCGACGAGCTGCCAGTCGACTCGTCCTGGGAGGACGTCTTCGACGGCGTGCACAGCTACGCGCCGAGCAACGCGGCAGAGCCGGAAAACGAGGATTTCCTGGGGCAGCGCGGCAAGGGACAGAGCCTCCAGGAATACCTGCGCTGGCAGATGGAGCTCACGCCCTTCACCGAGCGGGATCACGCCATCGCAACCGCCATCATCGATGCGGTGGACGATGACGGCTACCTGGACGCCAATGCGGAAGAAATCGCCCAGGGACTGAGTTCGCAACTCGAAAATCTCGAACAGGACGAAGTCCAAGCGGTTCTGCACCGCATCCAGAACTTCGATCCGCCCGGCATCGCAGCGGAAAACCCGGCCGACTGCCTGCGCATCCAATTGCAGCAGATGCCCGAGAACACCCCCTACCGTACCCAGGCCCTCGAACTGGTCTGCCGTCACGTCGATCTGCTCGCGAAGAAGGACCTGGTCCGGCTCAAGAAAGCGCTGGAGCTGGACGACGACGAACTGGCCGAGGTGATCCGCCTGGTCCGGTCCCTGGACCCGAAACCCGGCCGCTCGGTGGAACCCGACGACTACCAGTACATCATCCCGGACGTCTTCGTCTATCGGCAGGGGGCCGAGTGGGCCGTCGCGCTCAATCCCGAAATCGCCCCCAAGCTGCGCGTCAATCCCTATTACAGCGGCCTGATCCGACGGGCGGACAGCAGTTCGGACAACGTCACCATGCGGAATCACCTGCAGGAAGCGCGCTGGTTCATCAAGAGCCTGCAGAGCCGCAACGAAACCCTGCTCAAAGTGGCGCGCGCCATCGTGGACCGCCAACGCGAGTTCCTGGATGTCGGCGAGACCGCAATGAAACCCCTGGTGCTGCGCGACATCGCCGAGGAAGTCTCCATGCACGAGTCCACGATCTCGCGGGTCACCACCCAGAAGTACATGCACACGCCCAACGGCATCTACGAATTCAAGTATTTCTTTTCGAGCCACGTTTCCACGGATTCCGGCGGAGAATGCTCGGCCACCGCGATCAAGGCGTTCCTCAGGGAAATCGTGAGCAAGGAAGAGGCGACCCGGCCCTTGAGCGACCATGCCATCGCCGGCATGCTGAAAGACAAGGGCATCAACGTCGCGCGGCGGACCATCGCCAAATACCGCGAAGCGATGGGCATTCCGCCGTCCAACGAAAGAAAGCAGTTGTTCTAA
- the hpf gene encoding ribosome hibernation-promoting factor, HPF/YfiA family codes for MQLSISGHHIDVTDALKNYTTGKFQKLERHCDQLFDVHVILSVEKLLQKAEATVQVTGANLFAEDAQEDLYAAIDGLVDKLDRQILKHKEKLNDHGRP; via the coding sequence ATGCAGCTCAGCATCAGCGGACACCACATCGACGTCACCGACGCCCTGAAAAACTACACCACCGGGAAGTTCCAGAAACTGGAACGCCATTGCGACCAACTGTTCGACGTCCACGTCATCCTGTCGGTGGAAAAACTGCTGCAGAAGGCCGAAGCCACGGTGCAGGTGACGGGTGCGAACCTGTTTGCCGAGGACGCCCAGGAAGACCTCTACGCCGCCATCGACGGCCTCGTCGACAAGCTGGACCGCCAAATCCTCAAGCACAAGGAAAAACTCAACGACCACGGCCGCCCGTAA
- the rapZ gene encoding RNase adapter RapZ yields the protein MRLIIVSGFSGSGKSIALDTLEDCGYYCIDNLPAPLIEPFLQQAIASRSSAFDKIAIGIDARNQSANLTGFPDILDRARRLGVDCRLLFLQAEPETLLKRFSETRRKHPLTDASVPLAEAIDLERRLLEPVLSRADLNIDTTYTTIHQLRELVRQRVGTPSGGLMSLCLQSFGFKHGVPMDTDFVFDARCLPNPHWTASLRPKTGKDPEVVAFLAESADVHDYLNHLTAFLERWIPCFLAENRSYLNVAIGCTGGQHRSVYLVEALAKRLNSDRYNLLVRHRELPEPVDEGHGTR from the coding sequence ATGCGGCTCATCATCGTCAGCGGTTTCTCTGGCTCGGGCAAGAGTATCGCCCTGGACACGCTCGAGGATTGTGGCTACTACTGCATCGACAACCTGCCCGCTCCCCTGATCGAGCCGTTCCTCCAGCAGGCCATCGCCTCCCGGTCGAGCGCGTTCGATAAGATCGCCATCGGCATCGACGCCCGCAACCAGAGCGCGAATCTCACCGGCTTTCCGGACATCCTGGACAGGGCCCGCCGGCTGGGGGTCGACTGCCGGCTCCTGTTTCTCCAGGCCGAGCCGGAAACCCTGCTCAAGCGTTTCAGCGAAACCCGCCGCAAGCATCCGCTCACCGACGCATCGGTGCCACTGGCCGAGGCCATCGATCTGGAGAGGCGCCTGCTGGAACCGGTGCTGAGCCGGGCCGACCTGAACATCGACACCACCTATACCACCATCCACCAACTGCGCGAACTGGTCCGCCAACGCGTCGGCACCCCCAGCGGCGGCCTGATGTCGCTCTGCCTCCAGTCCTTCGGCTTCAAGCACGGCGTGCCGATGGACACCGATTTCGTGTTCGACGCCCGCTGCCTGCCCAATCCGCACTGGACGGCCAGCCTGAGGCCGAAGACGGGCAAGGATCCGGAAGTCGTCGCATTTCTGGCGGAAAGCGCGGACGTCCACGACTACCTGAACCACCTCACGGCGTTCCTGGAACGCTGGATACCCTGCTTCCTGGCGGAAAACCGCAGTTATCTCAACGTGGCGATCGGCTGCACCGGCGGCCAGCACCGCTCCGTCTATCTCGTCGAAGCACTGGCCAAACGGCTGAACAGCGA